A region of Nitrospinota bacterium DNA encodes the following proteins:
- a CDS encoding ATP-binding protein, which translates to MTQLKFPFPATREEDCFDDFLVDSRNETTVKLCQGFSGGNLPGKAKSLTLHGPDGAGKTHLLIAMGNNFKTWSNYGTALYLDAPRLLEVVSTSSAYEEIKTSLHQYENSSFLAVDHLEKVAGNAVVEDQVFHLYNAVVEAGGLFAAAVNAPPSRWGFQEWLSTRLLWGLTVELNPVGDDARAKVLGRMAEGMGLALPEKVALWLMSRLPRDPASQMEALGKIDQYSLIRGKKVSIQLAREALEIN; encoded by the coding sequence GTGACACAGCTTAAATTCCCCTTCCCCGCCACGCGGGAGGAGGACTGTTTTGACGACTTTTTGGTGGATAGCCGGAACGAAACCACCGTAAAGCTTTGTCAGGGGTTCTCGGGAGGAAACTTGCCAGGAAAGGCCAAAAGCCTGACCCTACACGGCCCAGATGGGGCTGGGAAAACCCACCTGCTCATTGCCATGGGGAACAATTTTAAAACTTGGTCTAACTACGGCACGGCTCTTTACCTTGATGCCCCTAGGCTTTTGGAGGTTGTCAGCACATCCTCCGCCTACGAGGAGATAAAAACATCCCTCCACCAATACGAAAACTCCTCCTTTCTGGCCGTGGACCATCTTGAGAAAGTGGCGGGCAACGCCGTGGTGGAGGATCAGGTGTTTCATCTTTACAACGCCGTGGTGGAGGCTGGGGGGCTTTTCGCCGCCGCTGTGAACGCGCCTCCATCCCGGTGGGGTTTTCAGGAATGGCTTTCCACCAGGCTCCTGTGGGGGCTTACGGTGGAGTTAAACCCCGTGGGGGACGACGCCCGGGCAAAGGTGCTAGGGCGCATGGCCGAGGGTATGGGCTTGGCCCTTCCCGAGAAAGTGGCGCTGTGGCTTATGTCCCGTTTGCCGCGAGATCCTGCCAGCCAGATGGAAGCATTGGGCAAGATAGACCAATATTCCTTGATTCGTGGTAAAAAAGTGAGTATACAACTGGCAAGAGAGGCGCTGGAAATAAACTGA